The Candidatus Anoxymicrobium japonicum genome includes a region encoding these proteins:
- the rplK gene encoding 50S ribosomal protein L11, producing MAKKVMTVIKLQISAGQANPAPPVGPALGQHGVNIMEFCKQYNARTMSELGQIVPVEISVYEDRSFTFVTKTPPAAKLLLDAAGLEKGSGEPNRNSAGTITLDKVREVARQKLPDLNTNDIEAATRILEGTARSLGLEVVDS from the coding sequence ATGGCAAAGAAGGTAATGACGGTAATCAAGTTGCAGATCTCCGCCGGCCAGGCTAACCCGGCGCCACCGGTTGGTCCAGCGCTGGGCCAGCACGGCGTGAACATAATGGAATTTTGCAAGCAGTACAATGCCAGGACCATGAGCGAGCTGGGTCAGATCGTGCCGGTGGAGATATCGGTTTACGAGGACCGCTCCTTCACGTTTGTAACGAAGACCCCGCCTGCCGCGAAACTCTTACTTGACGCCGCGGGGCTCGAGAAAGGAAGCGGCGAGCCGAACAGGAACTCGGCGGGCACAATCACGTTGGACAAGGTCAGGGAGGTCGCGCGGCAGAAATTGCCCGACCTTAATACGAACGACATCGAGGCCGCGACGCGGATACTCGAGGGTACCGCGCGCAGTCTGGGTCTCGAGGTTGTAGACAGTTAA
- a CDS encoding transcription termination/antitermination protein NusG, protein MVRRNEKWYVVHTYSGYENKVKANLEHRIESMHMQQKIHGVFIPVEDVLEYKSGKKQLVQKKLLPGYLLVSMDLDDESWYVVRNTPGVTGFIGTSARPTPIPEQEVDSLLVRQKAEKPKVSAEFSEGEGVKVVQGPFADFTGVISEVNLDQSKLKVLVSIFGRETPVELPFDQVMKM, encoded by the coding sequence ATGGTTCGAAGGAATGAAAAGTGGTACGTTGTGCACACCTATTCCGGGTATGAGAACAAGGTGAAGGCGAACCTCGAGCACCGCATCGAGTCCATGCACATGCAACAGAAGATACACGGGGTGTTTATCCCTGTCGAGGACGTGCTCGAGTACAAGTCCGGCAAGAAGCAGCTTGTTCAGAAAAAGCTATTGCCGGGCTACCTGCTGGTGAGCATGGATCTTGACGACGAATCCTGGTACGTAGTCCGGAATACGCCGGGCGTCACAGGCTTTATCGGGACATCCGCGCGCCCAACGCCGATACCCGAGCAGGAGGTTGACAGCCTGCTGGTTCGCCAGAAGGCCGAGAAGCCAAAGGTGTCAGCGGAGTTCTCCGAGGGTGAAGGGGTCAAGGTCGTACAGGGGCCGTTCGCCGACTTCACGGGAGTTATCAGCGAGGTAAATCTGGACCAGAGCAAGCTGAAGGTTCTGGTTTCGATATTTGGCAGGGAAACCCCGGTTGAGCTTCCCTTCGACCAGGTCATGAAGATGTAG
- a CDS encoding preprotein translocase subunit SecE, whose protein sequence is MAQRKKAAEKKKAEKKSAWKAIAQFLKDVRIEMKKVIWPSRDEVANYTMVVLITVTIVATFILVLDLMLSKLLNLIIGIA, encoded by the coding sequence ATGGCGCAGCGCAAGAAGGCGGCTGAAAAGAAGAAGGCTGAGAAAAAAAGCGCCTGGAAGGCCATAGCCCAGTTTTTGAAGGATGTTCGCATCGAGATGAAGAAGGTCATCTGGCCGAGCAGGGACGAGGTGGCCAATTACACGATGGTCGTGCTGATTACTGTGACCATCGTCGCGACTTTCATCCTTGTTCTAGACCTGATGCTGTCGAAGCTTCTCAACTTGATAATAGGAATAGCCTGA